In the genome of Halapricum salinum, one region contains:
- a CDS encoding cytochrome P450 — MNDDPPVSEQVPPGPSGLPLIGNTRQLASNRLSFMTESAREYGDVVKIDFARGQDFYALFHPDHVRHVLVENNEQYVKGEFFQNRLELLGTGLLKAEGETWREQRHQIEPAFHPDRIAGYGETMVDFSDRLLDRWDTPEVRNVHEDMMALTLEIVADALFGVDIRDAETDVGDALGTVMEHFRRQTGRPVDIPEWLPISDNRQYRSARETLDRVVADIIAERRDGEDAGDVVSMLLRTEMDAETIRDQVLTLLLAGHETTAQSLTFTSYLLATHPEVERRVQAELEDVLAGQPPTVTDLADLPYLERVVRESMRLYPPVPGIVREPTTDDEIGGYRVPEGTTVTMSQWVIHRDPRFYDNPLAFDPERWARTGRDDRRPFAYFPFGGGPRRCVGDRFALLEARLVLARLLQSARFETVPETALDLSPAITLRPAGGLDLRVVSRE; from the coding sequence ATGAACGACGACCCTCCAGTGTCCGAGCAGGTCCCCCCGGGGCCGTCGGGTCTCCCGTTGATCGGCAACACCCGCCAACTCGCGAGCAACCGACTCTCGTTCATGACCGAGTCCGCGAGGGAGTACGGCGACGTCGTGAAGATCGATTTCGCACGCGGCCAGGACTTCTACGCGCTCTTCCATCCGGATCACGTGCGGCACGTCCTCGTCGAAAACAACGAACAGTACGTCAAAGGCGAGTTCTTCCAGAATCGACTGGAGCTGCTCGGGACGGGACTCCTGAAAGCCGAGGGCGAGACCTGGCGCGAGCAGCGCCACCAGATCGAGCCAGCCTTCCACCCCGATCGGATCGCCGGTTACGGCGAGACGATGGTCGATTTCAGCGACCGCCTGCTCGACCGCTGGGACACCCCCGAAGTACGGAACGTCCACGAAGACATGATGGCGCTCACCCTGGAGATCGTCGCCGACGCGCTGTTCGGGGTCGACATCCGCGACGCCGAAACCGACGTCGGTGACGCGCTCGGAACCGTCATGGAGCACTTCCGTCGGCAGACCGGCCGCCCCGTCGACATCCCCGAGTGGCTTCCCATCAGCGACAACAGACAGTACCGCAGCGCCCGCGAGACCCTCGATCGGGTCGTCGCGGATATCATCGCCGAACGCCGGGACGGTGAGGACGCCGGCGACGTCGTCTCGATGCTTCTCAGGACCGAGATGGACGCCGAGACGATCCGCGACCAGGTCCTGACACTACTGCTGGCCGGCCACGAGACCACCGCCCAGTCGCTGACGTTCACGAGCTACCTGCTCGCCACCCACCCCGAGGTCGAGCGACGCGTCCAGGCCGAACTCGAAGACGTCCTCGCGGGCCAGCCCCCTACGGTCACAGATCTCGCCGACCTGCCGTATCTGGAGCGGGTCGTCCGCGAGAGCATGCGGCTGTACCCGCCGGTCCCCGGAATCGTCAGAGAGCCGACCACAGACGACGAGATCGGTGGCTATCGCGTTCCCGAGGGTACGACGGTCACGATGTCACAGTGGGTGATCCACCGCGATCCCAGGTTCTACGACAATCCGCTGGCGTTCGATCCTGAACGCTGGGCGCGCACCGGCCGGGACGACCGTCGCCCCTTCGCGTATTTCCCGTTCGGTGGCGGCCCGCGTCGCTGTGTCGGCGATCGGTTTGCCCTGCTCGAAGCACGACTCGTCCTCGCTCGCTTGCTCCAGTCGGCCCGCTTCGAGACAGTCCCGGAGACGGCGCTCGATCTCTCCCCAGCGATCACGCTCCGGCCGGCCGGCGGACTAGACCTTCGGGTCGTATCGAGGGAGTGA
- a CDS encoding acyl-CoA thioesterase has protein sequence MPTPSDTFIENRDRIQPNQTNNYDTAHGGIVMKFMDEVGAMSAMRFSGEQCVTAAVDALDFKRPIPRGDIAVVTAWVFDEGETSVKVRLTAERENPLTGECERTSESVFTFVAIDEDGRPVTVPDLEIESERDEQLRDRGLDAQN, from the coding sequence ATGCCAACGCCGTCAGACACGTTCATCGAGAACAGAGACCGCATTCAGCCCAACCAGACCAACAACTACGACACGGCTCACGGGGGGATCGTGATGAAGTTCATGGACGAGGTCGGCGCGATGTCGGCGATGCGCTTCTCGGGCGAGCAGTGCGTCACCGCGGCCGTCGACGCGCTGGATTTCAAGCGGCCGATCCCCCGCGGTGACATCGCAGTCGTCACAGCCTGGGTGTTCGACGAGGGCGAGACGAGCGTCAAAGTGCGGCTGACGGCCGAACGCGAGAACCCACTGACCGGCGAGTGCGAGCGCACCAGCGAGTCGGTGTTCACTTTCGTCGCGATCGACGAGGACGGCCGCCCGGTCACGGTTCCCGATCTCGAAATCGAGAGCGAGCGAGACGAACAACTCCGCGACCGCGGACTGGACGCTCAGAACTAA
- a CDS encoding type IV pilin, which produces MWVGPLDGMDDNAATPVIGTILMVAVVVVIATVLTVGALTFLPDEEPTPRPEASFQFDRSASGVLAVTPTYMEDDTRFDLLVDGQRVYSWRGDGLSEQRRLRCLFPGNELTIRSREQSGRSYLIASHEVETATACSLPGASVPFASVIVEDREVSLFDPSYEFSLYIDPQGEGTADGEGPISVTNGWHYVQRYDRSLEGLDGPTWVIVLADNADYDAEAPPDAGADAYEIQGDQVVPTAGGSEPTNDIYLVFSPGCDQSTLKLVDVQASYDNSVLLGDTVVIEDTSTATETTYDAPGVTCPGG; this is translated from the coding sequence ATGTGGGTTGGTCCCCTCGACGGGATGGACGACAACGCAGCGACGCCAGTCATCGGAACGATCCTCATGGTGGCCGTGGTCGTCGTGATCGCGACGGTTCTCACTGTCGGCGCGTTGACCTTCCTCCCCGACGAGGAGCCGACACCGCGTCCGGAGGCATCGTTCCAGTTCGACCGGAGCGCCAGCGGTGTGCTCGCGGTGACACCGACGTACATGGAAGACGACACCCGATTCGATCTGCTGGTCGATGGCCAGCGCGTCTACTCCTGGCGCGGCGATGGACTGTCCGAACAGCGCCGGCTCCGATGTCTGTTCCCCGGCAACGAACTCACGATCCGCTCGCGTGAGCAGAGCGGCCGGTCGTATCTGATCGCCAGCCACGAGGTCGAGACGGCCACGGCCTGCTCGCTGCCGGGGGCGAGCGTCCCGTTCGCCTCGGTGATCGTCGAAGACCGCGAAGTGTCGCTGTTCGACCCGAGCTACGAGTTCTCGCTGTACATCGACCCGCAGGGCGAGGGCACGGCCGACGGCGAGGGCCCGATCTCGGTGACGAACGGCTGGCACTACGTCCAGCGCTACGACCGCTCGCTGGAAGGGCTCGATGGCCCGACGTGGGTGATCGTCCTCGCGGACAACGCCGACTACGACGCCGAGGCCCCGCCGGACGCTGGCGCGGATGCCTACGAGATCCAGGGGGATCAGGTCGTCCCCACCGCCGGCGGGAGCGAGCCGACCAACGACATCTATCTCGTGTTCTCACCGGGCTGTGACCAGAGCACGCTCAAACTCGTCGACGTGCAAGCGTCCTACGACAACAGTGTCCTCCTCGGCGATACCGTCGTGATCGAAGACACCAGCACGGCCACCGAGACGACCTACGACGCCCCCGGCGTGACATGTCCTGGCGGCTGA
- a CDS encoding translation initiation factor eIF-1A: MSNDSQRKNLRMPSSDEVFAVVTQHNGGNHVRLQCQDGETRMGRIPGRMKYRTWINEGDVVLAEPWDWQDEKANVEWRYSEQDAEQLRREGHIE, encoded by the coding sequence ATGAGCAACGATTCACAGCGGAAGAATCTTCGGATGCCGTCGAGTGACGAAGTGTTTGCAGTCGTGACACAACACAACGGCGGCAACCACGTGCGACTCCAGTGCCAGGACGGGGAGACCCGGATGGGCCGGATCCCGGGCCGGATGAAGTACCGCACCTGGATCAACGAGGGCGACGTCGTGCTCGCCGAACCGTGGGACTGGCAGGACGAGAAGGCCAACGTCGAGTGGCGCTACTCCGAGCAGGACGCCGAGCAGCTCCGCCGCGAAGGCCACATCGAATAA
- a CDS encoding aldo/keto reductase, whose translation MEYTTLGSTGMKVSKICLGCMSFGSQDDWMLDADEGRELVERAIDLGINFFDTANAYSAGESEAILGDVLADYDRDEQVVATKVRFEAASDHPNATGLSRKTIEQELDNSLDRLGMDTVDLYQIHRWDDDTPIETTLRALDDVVRRGKVRHVGASSMWAHQFQRALHLGERPGMARFETMQNLYHLAYREEEREMYPICNREDIGVLPWSPLGAGYLTRPHEQFTETARGEHETDLGTPYHEGPASEEINTRVGELADEKGVTMAQIALAWHFQNDNVDAPIVGTSSIEHLEAAVEALEVDLSSSDVEYLEAPYQPVAVFGHD comes from the coding sequence ATGGAGTACACGACACTCGGTTCGACCGGGATGAAGGTCTCGAAAATCTGCCTGGGCTGTATGAGCTTCGGCAGCCAGGACGACTGGATGCTCGACGCCGATGAGGGTCGCGAACTCGTCGAGCGCGCGATCGACCTCGGGATCAACTTCTTCGACACCGCAAACGCCTATTCGGCCGGCGAGAGCGAGGCGATCCTCGGTGACGTCCTCGCCGACTACGACCGGGACGAACAGGTGGTCGCGACCAAGGTCCGGTTCGAGGCTGCGAGCGACCATCCCAACGCTACCGGCCTCTCCCGGAAGACGATCGAACAGGAGCTGGATAACTCCCTGGACCGGCTGGGGATGGACACCGTCGACCTCTACCAGATCCACCGCTGGGACGACGACACGCCCATCGAGACGACGCTGCGGGCGCTCGACGACGTGGTCCGCCGTGGCAAGGTTCGCCACGTCGGGGCCTCCTCGATGTGGGCCCACCAGTTCCAGCGCGCACTCCATCTCGGCGAGCGTCCCGGGATGGCGCGCTTCGAGACGATGCAGAACCTCTATCACCTGGCCTACCGCGAAGAGGAACGGGAGATGTACCCGATCTGCAACCGGGAAGACATCGGCGTGCTGCCGTGGTCGCCGCTGGGAGCCGGCTATCTCACGCGGCCCCACGAGCAGTTCACCGAGACGGCCCGCGGCGAGCACGAGACCGATCTCGGGACGCCCTATCACGAGGGACCTGCCAGCGAGGAGATCAACACCCGCGTCGGGGAACTCGCCGACGAGAAGGGTGTGACGATGGCCCAGATCGCGCTGGCCTGGCACTTCCAGAACGACAACGTCGACGCGCCGATCGTGGGCACCTCCAGTATCGAACACCTCGAAGCGGCCGTCGAGGCCCTGGAGGTCGACCTCTCGTCCTCGGACGTCGAGTACCTCGAAGCCCCCTACCAGCCGGTCGCGGTCTTCGGCCACGACTGA
- a CDS encoding NAD(P)/FAD-dependent oxidoreductase produces MPSIGVVGAGAAAAAATFVIEQTVGDAEVTVLEKSGGLCGRAATRRRGPVTYDYGANYVKDDDPRVTELLTETLDSDGLVDTAGPIYAYEADGEIHEGRDSDDHKWSYEAGLTQIAKRLLGETDATVHRRTRVETVHREGEQWRLTDTDGETWGPFDVLLLNPPAPQTAQLLRDAEWDADLREDLVAAVDAVPYRSVWTAVLHYPFELDRPYYAVINTDKDHEIGWLSREECKPGHVPDGESLLIVQAGQDWSEEYYERDAEDNVAELIDLTAELLDDDRLREPDWTDHQGWRYAIPDGAVQKGPVESAAEEFGLYCVGDWIPGEGRVHAALRNGLETGEKLAYRL; encoded by the coding sequence ATGCCATCGATCGGAGTCGTCGGTGCGGGTGCGGCCGCGGCGGCCGCGACGTTCGTGATCGAGCAGACAGTCGGTGACGCCGAGGTGACGGTGCTCGAGAAGTCGGGCGGGCTGTGCGGCCGCGCGGCCACGCGCCGACGCGGGCCCGTGACCTACGACTACGGCGCGAACTACGTCAAGGACGACGATCCACGAGTCACCGAGTTGCTGACCGAAACCCTCGATAGCGACGGACTCGTCGACACTGCGGGACCGATCTACGCCTACGAGGCCGACGGCGAGATCCACGAGGGCCGAGACAGTGACGACCACAAGTGGAGTTACGAGGCGGGCCTCACGCAAATAGCCAAACGGCTGCTGGGCGAGACCGACGCGACCGTCCACCGGCGGACGCGCGTCGAGACGGTCCACCGGGAGGGCGAGCAGTGGCGACTGACAGACACCGACGGCGAGACCTGGGGTCCCTTCGACGTGCTCCTGTTGAATCCGCCGGCACCGCAGACCGCACAGTTGCTCCGGGACGCCGAGTGGGACGCCGACCTGCGGGAGGATCTGGTGGCGGCCGTCGACGCGGTCCCCTACCGGAGTGTCTGGACCGCCGTTCTGCACTATCCGTTCGAACTGGATCGGCCCTACTACGCAGTCATAAACACCGACAAGGACCACGAGATCGGCTGGCTCTCTCGCGAGGAGTGCAAGCCCGGCCACGTCCCCGACGGCGAGTCTCTCCTGATAGTGCAGGCCGGCCAGGACTGGTCCGAGGAGTACTACGAACGCGACGCCGAGGACAACGTCGCGGAACTGATCGATCTGACGGCCGAGTTGCTGGACGACGACCGGCTGCGAGAGCCCGACTGGACCGACCACCAGGGCTGGCGCTACGCCATCCCTGACGGTGCTGTGCAGAAGGGGCCGGTCGAGTCGGCCGCCGAGGAGTTCGGTCTGTACTGTGTGGGCGACTGGATCCCCGGCGAAGGCCGGGTTCACGCGGCGCTACGAAACGGGCTGGAAACCGGAGAGAAGCTGGCGTATCGCCTGTGA
- a CDS encoding glycosyltransferase family 4 protein, with protein sequence MPPTVLMLGWGYPPNVTGGLDTAIYELIEAFKLRDDFEIELVLPAEFAPEDEPNIYGVETDDGDFITRVNAMVDTFRERAGDADIVHTNDWFGYKPGSEAKEAHDVPWVTCFHSLSAERNRDPPPVELEAERNIVEEADHLLTVSEITRDRIREQFGGDPQVIYNGFPTLEPTGRDLKVELGIDDTMVLFVGRHTHQKGIDHLLAAIERLSREDLTLVVGGSGHLTDQLERFAELLDIEEQVRFVGYVPEEELADYYASADLFVSPAVAEPFGLAVVEALSVDTRVVTTECGAAEILPDNCLVAVDPASRSIARGINRALAMDDPIEYEMRGWDQVAAEHAAFYSEILD encoded by the coding sequence ATGCCACCGACAGTCCTGATGCTCGGCTGGGGCTACCCACCGAACGTGACCGGCGGGCTCGACACGGCTATCTACGAATTGATCGAGGCGTTCAAACTGCGAGACGACTTCGAGATCGAACTCGTCCTGCCCGCGGAGTTCGCCCCCGAGGACGAGCCGAACATCTACGGCGTCGAGACCGACGACGGTGACTTCATCACGCGGGTCAACGCGATGGTCGACACCTTCCGCGAGCGCGCTGGCGACGCCGACATCGTCCACACGAACGACTGGTTCGGGTACAAACCCGGCTCGGAAGCCAAAGAGGCCCACGACGTCCCGTGGGTGACGTGTTTCCACTCGCTGTCCGCCGAGCGCAACCGCGACCCGCCACCGGTCGAACTCGAAGCCGAGCGCAACATCGTCGAGGAGGCCGACCACCTGCTGACGGTCAGCGAGATTACGCGCGATCGAATCCGCGAGCAGTTCGGCGGCGACCCCCAGGTCATCTACAACGGCTTCCCGACGCTGGAGCCGACCGGGCGCGACCTGAAGGTCGAACTCGGGATCGACGACACCATGGTGTTGTTCGTCGGCCGCCACACCCACCAGAAGGGGATCGACCACTTGCTCGCGGCCATCGAGCGGCTGAGCCGGGAGGACCTGACGCTCGTCGTCGGTGGCTCGGGCCATCTCACCGATCAGCTCGAACGCTTCGCCGAGTTACTCGATATCGAGGAACAGGTCCGATTCGTCGGCTACGTCCCCGAGGAGGAACTGGCCGACTACTACGCCAGCGCCGATCTGTTCGTCTCGCCCGCGGTCGCCGAACCGTTCGGGCTGGCCGTCGTCGAAGCACTCTCAGTCGATACGCGGGTCGTCACGACCGAGTGCGGTGCCGCCGAGATCCTGCCCGACAACTGCCTGGTAGCGGTCGACCCCGCGTCGCGATCTATCGCCCGTGGAATCAACCGGGCGCTGGCGATGGACGACCCCATTGAGTACGAGATGCGCGGCTGGGATCAGGTCGCTGCCGAACACGCCGCCTTCTACAGCGAGATCCTCGACTAG
- a CDS encoding DUF7510 family protein yields the protein MSTETEAGFEARIRNGRTILTITGERNVAVIVQSRSGERIYLPPEDVVGQDKSDLSNGPYQPGLSGQDSDDEEVDSTSGRTETPYDRSGGLGMGRSGRLSGSRIVHHEPATDVRLLR from the coding sequence ATGTCGACCGAAACCGAGGCCGGATTCGAGGCACGGATCAGGAACGGCCGGACGATCCTGACGATCACCGGCGAGCGCAACGTCGCGGTAATCGTCCAGTCACGGAGTGGCGAGCGGATCTATCTCCCTCCGGAGGACGTCGTCGGTCAGGACAAAAGCGACCTCTCCAACGGTCCGTACCAACCAGGGCTGTCGGGTCAGGACAGCGACGACGAGGAAGTCGACAGTACGTCCGGGCGGACAGAGACGCCGTACGATCGCTCGGGCGGTCTCGGGATGGGGCGGTCGGGTCGGCTGTCGGGCAGCCGGATCGTCCACCACGAGCCAGCGACCGACGTCCGCCTGCTTCGCTAG
- a CDS encoding S8 family serine peptidase, which translates to MPGYSRRQFLTLSGGVLGGIAAGTTVTAATRSDRFIVQTRGKRTPRGLDVVHEMPGVRFTVVEGSERAVRKSKAVKRFAPDLEIQLNEPEVNTETPTLDAADYEGQPGDFLQWDKADLDVPQAHEVTEGEGTRVSVIDSGVLESHPDLAGPLNLDLSRNFTGDGGDHNPVGGDDHGTHVAGIIAADNGGGIGVNGTAPKTDLVDCRVFSAEGGASFADILAAVVYSANVGADVANLSLGAYPVPRNDGQFGQFYGKVLNSTMTYANKEGTLLVIAAGNDSADLQHDGNVISLPNEGAQALSVAATGPIGYGWDADGDGELSDLAAPPESPAFYTNYGTNAITLGAPGGDADTDAIGTGVPWFNDLVFNAVFDYVDTDGDGEPDTQVPGYGWKAGTSMAAPNVAGAAALVKSANPRYNANQVESALKRAADVPSGYEKAYYGSGYLNVVDAL; encoded by the coding sequence ATGCCGGGGTATTCACGGCGACAATTCCTCACCCTCAGCGGTGGGGTACTGGGTGGAATCGCAGCGGGAACGACAGTGACAGCCGCGACACGCTCCGATCGATTCATCGTCCAGACGCGTGGCAAGCGGACGCCGCGCGGACTCGACGTGGTCCACGAGATGCCCGGTGTCAGGTTCACCGTCGTCGAGGGGTCCGAGAGGGCAGTCCGAAAGTCGAAAGCGGTCAAGAGATTCGCGCCCGACCTCGAGATTCAGTTGAACGAGCCCGAGGTGAACACCGAGACGCCGACGCTCGACGCGGCAGACTACGAGGGGCAGCCCGGCGACTTCCTGCAGTGGGACAAGGCCGACCTGGACGTCCCCCAAGCCCACGAAGTAACTGAAGGCGAAGGGACACGAGTCTCCGTCATCGATTCGGGCGTGCTGGAGAGCCATCCCGACCTCGCGGGACCGCTGAACCTCGACCTCTCGCGGAACTTCACCGGCGACGGCGGCGACCACAACCCCGTCGGGGGAGACGATCACGGGACGCACGTCGCGGGAATCATCGCCGCTGACAACGGCGGAGGAATCGGCGTCAACGGGACCGCACCGAAGACCGACCTCGTGGACTGTCGGGTGTTCTCTGCTGAAGGCGGAGCCTCGTTTGCCGACATCCTCGCGGCGGTCGTCTACAGCGCGAACGTCGGGGCCGACGTGGCCAACCTCTCGCTGGGCGCCTATCCGGTGCCCAGAAACGACGGCCAGTTCGGGCAGTTCTACGGCAAGGTGCTCAACAGCACGATGACCTACGCGAACAAGGAGGGGACGTTGCTGGTCATCGCGGCCGGAAACGATAGCGCCGACCTCCAGCACGACGGCAACGTAATCAGCCTCCCGAACGAGGGCGCACAGGCGCTGTCGGTCGCGGCCACCGGTCCGATCGGCTACGGCTGGGACGCGGACGGTGACGGCGAACTCTCCGATCTGGCAGCGCCACCGGAGAGTCCAGCGTTCTACACCAACTACGGAACCAACGCGATCACGCTGGGTGCGCCCGGTGGTGACGCCGATACCGACGCGATCGGAACGGGCGTCCCGTGGTTCAACGACCTCGTGTTCAACGCCGTCTTCGACTACGTCGATACCGACGGCGACGGCGAACCGGACACGCAGGTCCCCGGCTACGGCTGGAAGGCCGGGACTTCGATGGCAGCGCCCAACGTCGCCGGCGCGGCCGCACTCGTCAAGAGCGCAAACCCGAGATACAACGCCAACCAGGTCGAGTCGGCGCTGAAACGGGCCGCCGACGTCCCGTCAGGCTACGAGAAGGCCTACTACGGGAGTGGCTACCTGAACGTCGTCGACGCGCTGTAA
- a CDS encoding amidohydrolase family protein gives MELEGTILRGREFEPVEGRVVVEDGRIDAIEETETDSDAIVVPAFVNAHTHIGDSIAKEAGAGLSLDELVAPPDGLKHRLLRQASREEKVQAMRRSLRFMEQSGTGAFVEFREGGVEGVELLEDALEGLAIEGVTLGRETTDAMEASDGFGASGARDGDFESERNATRSAGKLFGIHTGERDSADINPAMDLSPDFLVHMVHPEPLHLERLDDEATPVVVCPRSNLVTGVGVPPIRELLNRTTVALGTDNVFLNSPSMFREMEFANKLADVSAREVLGMATWAGADIAGLDCGVLEEGKRARLLALDGDTDNLAGAQDVVRAVVRRAGVDDVREVVLPE, from the coding sequence ATGGAACTGGAAGGGACGATTCTCCGCGGCCGCGAGTTCGAGCCAGTCGAGGGGCGCGTCGTCGTCGAGGACGGCCGGATCGACGCGATAGAAGAAACCGAAACAGACAGCGACGCCATCGTCGTGCCGGCGTTCGTCAACGCCCACACGCACATCGGCGACTCCATCGCCAAGGAGGCCGGGGCAGGCCTCAGCCTGGACGAACTGGTCGCCCCGCCCGACGGGCTGAAACACAGACTGTTGCGCCAGGCGTCTCGCGAGGAGAAAGTCCAGGCGATGCGCCGATCTCTCCGGTTCATGGAACAGAGCGGGACGGGCGCGTTCGTCGAGTTCCGCGAGGGCGGCGTCGAGGGCGTCGAGTTACTCGAAGACGCCCTGGAGGGGCTGGCCATCGAGGGCGTCACGCTCGGTCGGGAGACGACCGACGCCATGGAAGCCAGTGACGGCTTCGGGGCCAGCGGCGCGCGCGACGGCGACTTCGAGAGTGAGCGCAACGCGACCCGCAGTGCCGGCAAGCTGTTCGGGATCCACACTGGCGAGCGCGACAGCGCCGACATCAACCCCGCGATGGATCTCAGTCCCGACTTCCTCGTGCACATGGTCCACCCCGAACCGCTCCACCTCGAACGCCTGGACGACGAGGCCACGCCAGTGGTGGTCTGCCCGCGCTCGAACCTCGTGACCGGCGTGGGCGTCCCGCCGATTCGGGAACTCCTGAATCGGACGACCGTCGCGCTCGGAACCGACAACGTCTTTCTCAACAGTCCCTCGATGTTCCGCGAGATGGAGTTCGCCAACAAACTCGCCGACGTCAGCGCTCGCGAAGTGCTGGGGATGGCGACCTGGGCCGGCGCGGATATCGCCGGTCTGGACTGTGGCGTCCTCGAAGAGGGCAAGCGGGCACGACTGCTCGCGCTCGACGGCGACACCGACAACCTCGCGGGCGCACAGGACGTCGTCCGGGCTGTCGTCCGACGTGCTGGCGTCGACGACGTGCGCGAGGTCGTGCTTCCGGAGTGA
- a CDS encoding SLC13 family permease, translated as MATVTTGMLLVFGLIGVALVLFVTEWLPPDITAIGVLVSLVVFEPYTSVPPADAIAGFASSATVTIIAMYILSAGIQETGIVDRLGVHLARLTKGSERKLLGATVGTTGVAAGIINNTPVVAVFIPMITGIADRTHVSPSKLLLPLSYAAMLGGTLTLIGTSTNILASDLAAELAAQSPQQYPSLHAFSMFEFTPVGVVVLLVGSAYLLTIGRRLTPARIEPTADLTAEFDLDDHLSRVSVREESPLIGHVIDEADEMIETELDIEFDLLQVERDAETYFADSDHRLEAGDVLVARSTLQDLNRVTEAFDLRQRPRDSVEAVDLAGADEPGTLVEAITLPESRLVGRTVAEAKLEERFDTTVLAIRRGETLLQSDLGDVAIQAGDTLLLRSTPEAIEYLDESGAVVVTQRARSDRPHPDTPPENVAPLSAKTPLALGIMAAVIGAAALDLLPIVIAALGGVFAMVATGCLRANEAYDAVSWNVIFLLAGVLPLGVAMQRTGGAELIADLLVQSAAVLPVFGVLVLFYVLTGLLANVITPVASVVLLVPIAAETASSIGATAFTFVMVVMFAASSAFMTPIGYQTNLMVYGPGGYRFTDYVRVGAPLQALLSVVATATIVLYFGV; from the coding sequence ATGGCGACGGTGACGACCGGCATGCTGCTGGTGTTCGGATTGATCGGGGTAGCGCTGGTGCTGTTCGTCACCGAGTGGCTGCCCCCGGACATCACGGCGATCGGCGTCCTGGTTTCGCTGGTCGTCTTCGAACCCTATACGAGCGTCCCGCCAGCGGACGCCATCGCCGGGTTCGCCAGTTCGGCGACGGTCACGATCATCGCGATGTATATCCTCAGCGCGGGGATTCAGGAGACCGGAATCGTCGACCGACTCGGCGTCCATCTCGCTCGACTCACGAAAGGCAGCGAGCGCAAGCTACTGGGAGCCACAGTCGGAACGACCGGCGTCGCAGCGGGGATCATCAACAACACGCCTGTCGTGGCCGTGTTCATTCCGATGATCACCGGTATCGCCGATCGGACGCACGTCTCGCCGTCGAAACTCCTGTTGCCGCTTTCGTACGCGGCGATGCTCGGCGGCACGCTGACGCTGATCGGAACCTCGACGAACATTCTCGCCAGCGACCTCGCTGCAGAACTGGCCGCACAGAGCCCCCAGCAGTACCCCAGTCTGCACGCCTTTTCGATGTTCGAGTTCACGCCCGTCGGGGTCGTCGTCCTGCTGGTCGGCTCCGCGTATCTGCTGACGATCGGGCGCAGACTGACACCCGCCCGGATCGAGCCGACCGCCGACCTCACCGCGGAGTTCGACCTGGACGACCATCTCTCGCGAGTCAGCGTCCGCGAGGAATCGCCGCTGATCGGACACGTCATCGACGAGGCCGACGAGATGATCGAGACCGAACTCGACATCGAGTTCGACCTCCTGCAGGTCGAACGCGACGCCGAGACGTACTTCGCCGACAGCGATCACCGACTCGAAGCCGGGGACGTGCTCGTCGCCCGCTCGACGCTCCAGGACCTCAACCGCGTCACCGAGGCGTTCGACCTCCGCCAGCGCCCCCGTGATTCGGTCGAGGCCGTCGACCTCGCTGGGGCGGACGAACCGGGGACGCTGGTCGAGGCGATCACCCTGCCGGAGTCACGACTGGTCGGGCGCACCGTCGCGGAAGCGAAACTCGAAGAGCGATTCGATACCACTGTGCTCGCGATCAGACGCGGCGAGACGCTCCTGCAGTCGGACCTGGGAGACGTGGCGATCCAGGCCGGCGACACCCTGCTGTTGCGGTCGACTCCCGAGGCGATCGAGTATCTCGACGAGAGCGGCGCTGTCGTCGTCACCCAGCGGGCCAGGTCGGATCGCCCACATCCCGACACCCCTCCGGAGAACGTCGCACCGCTCAGCGCGAAGACGCCACTCGCCCTCGGGATCATGGCCGCCGTGATCGGGGCGGCAGCGCTCGATCTCTTGCCGATCGTGATCGCCGCGCTAGGTGGCGTCTTCGCGATGGTCGCCACTGGTTGTCTTCGGGCCAACGAAGCCTACGACGCCGTCAGCTGGAACGTCATCTTCCTGCTGGCGGGCGTCCTCCCGCTCGGCGTCGCGATGCAGCGAACGGGCGGGGCCGAACTGATCGCCGATCTGCTGGTTCAGAGTGCGGCCGTCCTCCCCGTGTTCGGCGTGCTCGTCCTCTTCTACGTGCTGACGGGCCTGCTCGCGAACGTCATCACGCCCGTCGCCAGCGTCGTGTTGCTGGTGCCCATCGCCGCCGAGACCGCCAGTTCGATCGGCGCGACGGCGTTCACGTTCGTCATGGTCGTGATGTTCGCGGCCAGTTCGGCGTTCATGACTCCCATCGGCTACCAGACGAATCTCATGGTCTACGGCCCCGGTGGGTACAGATTCACCGACTACGTCCGGGTCGGCGCGCCGTTGCAGGCGCTGCTGTCGGTCGTCGCGACGGCGACGATCGTCCTCTACTTCGGTGTGTGA